The Salicibibacter halophilus DNA window CTTCCTTGTTCCATAAAAACTACCCGGCTTGCTTTCAGTGCCTCTTCCAGCTCGTGGGTAATCATAATGATCGTAATTCCGGACTGATTCAGCTCGGCCATCGTTTGCATGACTTCCAGCCGTCCGTTCGGGTCCAGCATGGATGTCGCTTCATCAAAAATCATGATATCCGGGCGCAAGGCAAGAACGCCTGCAATCGCAGCTCGTTGCTTTTGCCCTCCCGATAGCCGATGCGGTTCGGCCGAAAGCATGTCTTGGATTCCGGTCCGCACACTTGCTTCCTCAATACGATTGAGCATTTCCGGTCGAGGGATACCGGCATTTTCAAGTCCGAAGGCAATGTCGTCCCGTACAGTGGCAGCAACAAATTGATGATCCGGATTTTGAAAAACCATGCCGACCTTTTGACGGATTTGCCAA harbors:
- a CDS encoding energy-coupling factor transporter ATPase, encoding MPPLIQCEHLYFRYREEQDFILQDLCLKINKGEWVALLGTNGSGKSTFARMLNALLQPEKGTVLIDGLPANEEDHVWQIRQKVGMVFQNPDHQFVAATVRDDIAFGLENAGIPRPEMLNRIEEASVRTGIQDMLSAEPHRLSGGQKQRAAIAGVLALRPDIMIFDEATSMLDPNGRLEVMQTMAELNQSGITIIMITHELEEALKASRVVFMEQGRPSRDQSTHDFFQTPDFLLSRSFTLPYFLRMQVALQAQGVHLDHLSLSEQEWVERLCRSPLKV